One Thalassotalea sediminis DNA segment encodes these proteins:
- a CDS encoding glycoside hydrolase family 13 protein produces the protein MNTLSNIIKVVTFVTCVSLTSICAATTFNIKHIEPLSWWTNMESNALQIMVHGEGIGALTPKFSQTAITINQVHRPKNPNYLFIDVTLSEALKPGDYALDFYLEQQKIVTKQYRFDSRNTHSAAAQSFTPRDVIYLVTPDRFANGDPSNDQIAYLSENVARDEKGGRHGGDIQGIINQLEYIAEMGFSQIWTNPMIENNQPSYSYHGYSATNFYKIDPRFGTNELYRQLSDKAQAKGIGLIKDVVLNHIGSKHWWLTDLPMDNWLNYQNQPYTGTHHRRESLHDPHAADKDQTLFANGWFVPSMPDLNQTNPFVSTYLIQNTLWWIEFANLSGLRVDTYSYSDREFLTAWTKRITTEFPHINIVGEEWTTNPAIVAYWQRGKVNQDGYQSYLPSVMDFPFQDALVNALTQQESWNTGFTKLYQSLANDFLYADPYNLVTFADNHDMSRIYTQLNEDMALYKMAMSILFTTRGIPQVFYGTEIAMTNRGTDDHGIIRSDFPGGWQKDNVNVFKKQHLTKTQAEALAFTKTLLNWRKQTPAIHQGKLVHYAPNAGVYVYGRLLENHQNVMVIVNKNTQPVTFNPTDYTEIIGSSTQAKNALNDEVFSLSASFNVPEKTALILSITR, from the coding sequence ATGAATACGCTCAGCAACATCATTAAGGTAGTAACATTTGTTACATGTGTCAGTCTAACAAGCATATGCGCAGCAACAACTTTTAACATCAAGCATATAGAGCCATTATCATGGTGGACAAATATGGAATCAAATGCCTTGCAAATCATGGTACACGGTGAAGGCATTGGTGCATTAACTCCTAAATTCTCTCAAACTGCGATTACCATTAATCAAGTACATCGGCCTAAGAACCCAAATTACCTTTTTATCGATGTAACGCTTAGCGAAGCGCTTAAACCGGGCGATTATGCACTCGATTTTTATTTAGAACAGCAAAAAATAGTGACCAAGCAATATCGCTTTGATAGCAGAAATACGCACTCAGCCGCTGCTCAGTCTTTTACACCTCGCGATGTCATTTATTTAGTAACACCTGACAGGTTTGCCAACGGTGACCCAAGTAATGATCAGATCGCATACCTTTCAGAGAATGTAGCACGAGATGAAAAAGGAGGACGTCACGGGGGGGATATTCAAGGTATAATCAATCAACTCGAATACATTGCAGAAATGGGGTTTAGTCAAATATGGACCAACCCAATGATTGAAAACAATCAACCGAGCTACTCTTACCATGGCTATTCTGCAACCAACTTTTATAAAATAGACCCTAGGTTTGGTACGAATGAACTCTACCGTCAACTTTCCGATAAAGCTCAAGCAAAAGGTATAGGTTTAATCAAAGATGTGGTGTTAAATCACATTGGTTCAAAGCATTGGTGGTTAACAGATTTACCGATGGATAATTGGTTAAATTATCAAAACCAACCATACACAGGTACACACCACCGTAGAGAAAGCCTGCACGACCCGCATGCAGCTGACAAAGATCAAACATTATTTGCCAATGGTTGGTTTGTTCCTTCAATGCCAGATTTAAACCAGACTAACCCGTTTGTTAGCACCTATCTAATCCAAAATACATTGTGGTGGATTGAATTTGCAAATTTATCAGGCCTTCGTGTTGATACCTATTCTTACTCAGATAGAGAATTTTTAACTGCCTGGACAAAACGCATAACAACAGAATTTCCACACATTAATATTGTCGGCGAAGAATGGACCACAAACCCAGCAATAGTCGCCTATTGGCAACGTGGCAAAGTGAATCAAGACGGCTATCAATCTTATCTACCAAGTGTAATGGACTTTCCTTTTCAAGACGCATTAGTAAACGCATTAACACAACAAGAAAGCTGGAATACCGGTTTTACAAAATTATATCAATCATTGGCAAATGACTTTCTTTATGCCGATCCATACAACTTAGTTACCTTTGCCGATAATCACGACATGAGTCGCATTTATACACAACTTAATGAGGATATGGCGTTGTATAAAATGGCGATGAGTATTTTATTTACCACCCGCGGTATTCCTCAGGTTTTCTACGGAACGGAAATTGCGATGACAAACCGTGGAACTGATGACCATGGTATTATTCGTAGTGACTTTCCTGGTGGCTGGCAAAAAGATAACGTTAACGTATTCAAAAAGCAGCATTTAACCAAGACACAAGCAGAAGCATTAGCTTTTACCAAAACATTACTTAACTGGCGAAAGCAGACTCCTGCAATCCATCAAGGGAAGCTAGTGCACTATGCGCCTAACGCAGGTGTTTACGTGTATGGACGACTACTAGAAAATCATCAAAATGTGATGGTCATCGTCAACAAAAATACACAGCCAGTAACCTTCAATCCGACCGACTACACTGAAATTATTGGTTCAAGTACTCAAGCCAAAAATGCATTAAACGATGAAGTATTTTCATTGTCAGCGTCATTCAATGTGCCGGAAAAAACCGCGCTAATTTTATCGATAACGCGATAG
- a CDS encoding glycoside hydrolase family 97 protein encodes MMKNLLVITTLFTSTYMLTSNVLAKTVTVSSPDNKIVVTVSDEKTPNYRVSFNGNQVIDTSLLGLRFQKSADLAEGFTIDSSKQKNTDSTWQLPWGERKNVRDNHKELLVHFTTERDKSNQFSIRFRVFNDGIGFRYEVPKQPGLEGNIAITDELTEFNIPQAEKATAWWIPSRGWNRYEYIYETTALSDIDHVHTPLTVKLPAGEHISIHEAALVDYAGMTIQKGRHNTLKADLTPWYDGVLVRKTADFKTPWRTIQISKNAAGLLNSDLILNLNEPNKLDDTSWIKPGKYVGIWWGMHVGENTWGSGEKHGATTAETKRYMDFAAKYGFDGVLVEGWNIGWDGEWYDNGDVFNFTKSYDDFDIKDVTEYGLKKGVRLIGHHETSGNVTNYRNQMADAFALYQRHGVRQVKTGYVADGGKIKRIDDQGIARFEWHDGQFMANEYLDNVKLAAKYQISINTHEPIKDTGLRRTYPNWISREGARGQEYNAWGSPPNPPSHAAILPFTRMLAGPMDFTPGTFDMAFKGLGADTDRPQTTLAKQLALYVVIFSPIQMASDLPRNYEANLPAFQFIRDVPTDWQESIALDGDVGEFVVMARQERGGKDWYLGALTNEDAREITVPLNFLSPGKRYQAQIYRDGDKANWVDNPYDIIIENKPVSANDTLTIALATSGGTAIRFKALD; translated from the coding sequence ATGATGAAAAATCTGCTGGTTATAACGACACTGTTCACAAGCACTTACATGCTAACATCTAATGTGTTAGCAAAAACGGTTACGGTAAGTTCGCCTGACAACAAAATCGTCGTTACCGTAAGCGATGAGAAAACACCAAACTACCGTGTAAGCTTTAACGGAAATCAAGTAATTGATACCTCGCTGCTAGGTTTAAGGTTTCAGAAATCCGCTGATTTAGCTGAAGGCTTTACCATTGACTCAAGTAAACAAAAAAACACTGACAGCACATGGCAATTGCCATGGGGTGAACGAAAAAACGTCCGCGATAATCATAAAGAGTTGTTGGTTCACTTCACAACTGAGCGCGATAAGTCCAATCAATTTTCCATACGCTTCCGCGTGTTCAATGACGGTATTGGTTTTCGTTACGAAGTGCCTAAACAGCCTGGTTTAGAAGGCAATATTGCCATCACAGACGAATTAACAGAATTTAATATACCTCAGGCTGAGAAAGCAACAGCATGGTGGATCCCTTCTCGCGGTTGGAATCGTTATGAGTATATCTACGAAACAACCGCCTTATCAGACATTGATCACGTGCACACACCGTTGACAGTAAAATTACCAGCAGGTGAACATATCAGCATTCATGAAGCAGCACTGGTTGACTATGCGGGTATGACCATACAAAAAGGTCGTCATAATACGCTAAAAGCAGATTTAACCCCTTGGTATGATGGCGTGCTTGTTAGAAAAACAGCTGACTTCAAAACTCCTTGGCGAACAATTCAAATCAGTAAGAATGCAGCGGGCTTATTAAATTCAGATCTTATTTTAAACCTCAATGAGCCTAACAAGCTTGATGACACTTCATGGATCAAACCAGGGAAATACGTTGGTATTTGGTGGGGGATGCATGTGGGTGAAAACACATGGGGCAGTGGTGAAAAACATGGCGCTACAACGGCTGAAACCAAACGTTATATGGATTTTGCAGCAAAATATGGCTTTGACGGCGTACTGGTAGAAGGCTGGAACATTGGCTGGGATGGAGAATGGTATGACAACGGGGATGTGTTTAACTTTACAAAGTCTTACGATGATTTTGACATTAAAGACGTCACTGAGTACGGCTTAAAAAAAGGCGTTCGCTTAATTGGTCATCATGAAACATCAGGCAATGTCACCAATTATCGTAATCAAATGGCCGATGCCTTTGCGTTATATCAACGTCATGGTGTTCGTCAGGTTAAAACCGGCTATGTTGCCGATGGCGGAAAAATCAAGCGCATTGACGACCAAGGTATCGCACGCTTTGAATGGCATGATGGTCAATTTATGGCGAATGAATATTTAGACAACGTAAAACTAGCAGCGAAATATCAAATTAGTATCAATACTCATGAGCCGATTAAAGACACAGGTTTACGCAGAACTTATCCTAACTGGATAAGCCGCGAAGGTGCCCGTGGTCAAGAATACAATGCATGGGGTTCACCTCCTAACCCGCCATCTCATGCTGCAATTTTACCTTTTACCCGAATGCTAGCAGGTCCGATGGATTTTACACCGGGTACGTTTGATATGGCATTTAAAGGTTTAGGTGCTGATACAGACCGTCCACAAACAACACTGGCGAAACAATTAGCGTTATATGTGGTTATTTTCAGTCCGATTCAAATGGCATCAGACCTTCCTCGTAACTATGAAGCTAACTTACCAGCGTTTCAGTTTATTCGCGATGTACCGACTGATTGGCAAGAGAGCATAGCCTTAGATGGTGATGTAGGAGAGTTTGTCGTTATGGCACGCCAAGAGCGAGGCGGTAAAGACTGGTATTTAGGTGCGTTAACAAATGAAGATGCACGTGAAATTACCGTACCTCTAAATTTTCTATCGCCAGGAAAACGCTACCAAGCTCAAATCTACCGTGATGGTGACAAAGCAAACTGGGTCGATAACCCTTATGATATTATCATTGAAAATAAACCAGTATCTGCTAATGATACGTTAACAATTGCACTCGCAACAAGCGGTGGTACAGCCATCCGTTTTAAAGCGTTAGATTAA
- a CDS encoding MFS transporter — protein MTASTSPITQQKPTLNFWQIWNMCFGFMGIQFGFALQNANVSRIFQTLGADYGNMAILWVAAPITGLIVQPIIGYMSDNTWGKFGRRRPYFLIGAIAASLSLFIMPNSPTLWMAAGMLWIMDASINISMEPFRAFVGDMLPKKQRATGYAMQSFFIGVASVVASSLPWIMTNWLDISNTAAEGQLPDSVKFAFYAGGAVFLLAVLWTIFTTKEYSPEQLAAFEQAEPTLHNSAVLQTTPSYGRYGVTSMLIGIISSIFVYTNISSLDKSLYILTGGFTVFGFCLLCASYMQNHNRTDNGFAHIMADLFAMPQTMKQLAVVQFFSWFPFFAMWTYTTAAITDFHYKTADVTSAAYNEGADWVGVLFSTYNLTAVFAAICIPLVVKLFNLRIAHMINLLLGGLGFISFILIQDPTYLVVSMIGIGFAWASILSVPYAILANALPAKKMGLYMGIFNFFIVLPQILAASILGVLITKVFDNQPIYSLVLGGVSMLLAGMLTLRVKENHD, from the coding sequence ATGACAGCTTCAACTTCACCCATAACACAACAAAAGCCAACATTAAATTTTTGGCAAATCTGGAACATGTGCTTTGGTTTTATGGGGATTCAATTTGGCTTTGCTTTGCAAAATGCCAATGTGAGTCGTATTTTTCAAACCTTAGGTGCCGACTACGGGAATATGGCGATTTTATGGGTTGCCGCTCCTATTACAGGATTAATAGTACAACCTATTATTGGCTACATGAGTGATAATACGTGGGGAAAATTTGGTCGACGTCGCCCTTACTTTTTAATTGGTGCCATCGCGGCTAGTTTATCCCTGTTTATCATGCCAAATTCACCGACGCTATGGATGGCTGCAGGCATGTTATGGATCATGGATGCTTCGATTAATATTTCGATGGAGCCTTTCCGTGCATTTGTTGGCGATATGTTGCCCAAAAAGCAACGTGCGACAGGCTATGCAATGCAAAGTTTTTTCATCGGTGTAGCCTCCGTTGTTGCTTCATCGCTTCCTTGGATCATGACAAATTGGCTAGATATCAGTAATACAGCGGCTGAAGGTCAACTACCCGATTCAGTTAAGTTTGCATTTTATGCCGGCGGTGCGGTGTTCTTGCTTGCCGTGTTGTGGACAATTTTTACCACAAAAGAGTATTCACCAGAACAACTCGCTGCATTTGAACAAGCTGAGCCAACCTTACACAACAGCGCAGTGCTACAAACAACGCCAAGTTATGGGCGATATGGTGTTACTTCAATGCTCATAGGTATTATAAGCAGCATCTTCGTTTATACTAATATATCGAGTTTAGATAAAAGCTTATATATTCTAACAGGTGGCTTTACGGTTTTTGGCTTCTGCTTACTTTGCGCCAGTTATATGCAGAATCACAACCGCACTGATAATGGATTCGCCCATATCATGGCAGATCTATTTGCGATGCCGCAAACCATGAAACAACTCGCCGTTGTGCAGTTTTTCTCGTGGTTTCCATTTTTTGCTATGTGGACATATACAACCGCTGCTATAACTGATTTTCATTATAAAACGGCTGATGTAACATCTGCGGCCTATAATGAAGGCGCTGACTGGGTTGGCGTGTTGTTTTCAACCTACAATTTAACGGCAGTATTCGCGGCGATTTGTATTCCGTTGGTGGTAAAATTGTTCAATCTGCGTATCGCACATATGATAAATTTACTCCTCGGTGGTTTAGGCTTTATTTCTTTTATATTGATACAAGACCCCACCTACCTCGTCGTTTCTATGATAGGCATAGGCTTTGCTTGGGCATCAATACTGTCAGTACCATACGCTATCTTAGCAAATGCTTTGCCAGCAAAGAAAATGGGGCTTTATATGGGGATCTTTAATTTTTTCATTGTCTTACCACAAATTTTAGCAGCCAGTATTCTTGGCGTGCTCATTACTAAAGTTTTTGACAACCAGCCAATTTACTCATTAGTGCTTGGTGGGGTAAGTATGTTGTTGGCGGGAATGTTGACCTTACGCGTTAAAGAAAATCATGATTAA
- a CDS encoding LacI family DNA-binding transcriptional regulator encodes MSKATSFDIAYRAGVSQSTVSRALRNSPLVNEETRLKVQAIARELNYKVDKHASSLRTQQSNTIALLLFEDPTNDDSLINPFFLSMLGSITRACAQKGYDLLVSFQQLSDDWHADYEDSKKADGLILLGYGDFIDYEEKLNQLSEQNTHFVRWGAKVENERVLSVGCDNFHGGYQVTEHMIKNNRTKFAFLGDASTHSPEFLNRYHGYCQALTDNKLTVDSSRQVDAISVEDSGYDAAYQLIQSGVEFDAIFGASDLIAIGAMRALQEHGYKIPEQVAVVGFDDIAIASFTIPSLTTAKQDTKLAGELLVENLIALINGETPDDVLMPTTLIVRNSCGS; translated from the coding sequence ATGTCCAAAGCAACGTCATTTGATATTGCCTATCGAGCAGGCGTGTCACAGTCGACAGTGTCACGTGCGTTGCGAAATAGTCCATTAGTTAATGAAGAAACCCGTCTAAAAGTGCAAGCAATTGCCAGAGAGTTAAATTATAAAGTCGATAAACATGCAAGTAGTTTGCGAACACAACAAAGTAATACTATTGCGCTGTTATTGTTTGAAGATCCCACTAATGACGATTCGTTAATAAACCCATTTTTTTTATCAATGCTCGGCAGTATCACGCGCGCATGCGCTCAAAAAGGCTATGATTTACTGGTGTCATTTCAACAGTTAAGTGATGATTGGCACGCTGATTACGAAGATAGTAAAAAAGCCGACGGCTTGATTTTATTGGGCTATGGCGACTTTATAGATTATGAAGAGAAACTCAACCAATTAAGTGAACAAAATACGCACTTTGTTCGCTGGGGAGCAAAAGTAGAAAATGAGCGGGTCTTATCTGTTGGGTGTGATAATTTTCATGGTGGTTATCAGGTAACCGAACACATGATAAAGAATAATCGCACTAAGTTTGCTTTTTTAGGCGATGCATCTACACATTCGCCTGAGTTTTTGAATCGTTACCATGGTTATTGCCAAGCGTTAACAGATAACAAACTGACAGTCGATAGTAGCCGTCAAGTAGACGCTATATCGGTTGAAGATTCTGGCTATGATGCCGCATATCAGTTAATTCAAAGTGGTGTTGAATTTGACGCTATATTCGGTGCCAGTGACTTGATTGCGATTGGTGCTATGCGTGCACTGCAAGAGCATGGTTATAAAATACCAGAGCAAGTAGCTGTGGTGGGCTTTGATGATATTGCCATCGCTAGCTTTACCATTCCTTCATTAACGACGGCAAAACAAGATACTAAGCTGGCGGGGGAATTACTGGTGGAAAATTTAATTGCATTGATTAATGGTGAAACGCCTGATGATGTTTTGATGCCTACCACATTAATCGTCCGTAATTCATGTGGTAGCTAG
- a CDS encoding tetratricopeptide repeat protein has translation MNLLLIFSGSYRLLKLSVADVNKKATFYVAAITLTLLPLFVHSADTNKQRLASDLEDAYLALFQGDLSLAKTLIRNKPDIQSFKLLSLEIHYLIEIESIDLAEDKLEAFEQRFPDLPETFVFSAEIWREIGHQANIFVKRRYYKKAVAARIKAGELAPQKPQYMTLKASALGQSKSYGGDNQQQARLTEQIRQRDKKWGLIADINLAQNLDDDLKGLRVSQEAVKAFPDDFDVMERVAQYHWTLGQDNKAQFFFFKACQLQARNTWFAEVKWFNACYQTAVFAEEEQLNIKKGIDALHRLLKTYQLPTTQNFDIAVRLSNIATGEDVKPARIMFSRILRQSKDNALTRKARKVLLTMN, from the coding sequence ATGAATTTATTACTTATTTTTTCTGGCTCATATCGACTTTTAAAACTGTCTGTTGCTGATGTAAATAAAAAAGCTACCTTTTATGTCGCTGCAATAACACTGACACTGCTCCCCTTATTTGTGCATAGTGCTGACACAAATAAACAACGTTTAGCAAGCGATCTTGAAGATGCGTATTTAGCGTTGTTTCAAGGAGACTTGTCTCTAGCAAAGACATTAATAAGGAACAAACCAGATATACAAAGCTTTAAACTATTGTCACTTGAAATACATTACCTTATCGAAATTGAATCTATCGACTTAGCAGAAGATAAATTGGAGGCCTTTGAACAAAGGTTTCCAGATCTTCCCGAGACATTTGTTTTTTCAGCTGAAATATGGCGTGAGATTGGTCATCAAGCAAATATTTTTGTTAAACGACGTTATTATAAAAAAGCGGTTGCTGCACGCATAAAAGCTGGAGAACTTGCCCCACAAAAGCCTCAATATATGACGTTAAAAGCGTCAGCCTTAGGGCAAAGTAAAAGTTATGGTGGTGATAATCAGCAACAAGCGAGGTTAACCGAGCAAATTCGGCAACGGGATAAAAAATGGGGTTTGATTGCCGATATTAATTTAGCGCAGAATCTAGATGATGATTTAAAAGGGCTGCGCGTTAGTCAAGAAGCTGTGAAAGCCTTTCCAGATGATTTTGATGTAATGGAACGTGTGGCCCAATATCATTGGACATTAGGTCAAGATAACAAAGCCCAGTTCTTCTTTTTCAAAGCTTGCCAACTACAGGCTAGAAATACTTGGTTTGCTGAAGTTAAGTGGTTTAATGCATGTTACCAAACGGCAGTATTTGCCGAAGAAGAACAACTTAACATTAAAAAAGGTATAGATGCATTACATCGGCTGTTAAAAACGTACCAATTACCAACGACGCAAAATTTTGATATCGCAGTACGATTATCTAACATCGCTACTGGCGAAGATGTAAAACCTGCACGAATAATGTTTTCCAGAATTTTACGGCAAAGTAAAGACAACGCGCTGACACGAAAAGCGAGAAAGGTGTTATTAACAATGAATTAA